In uncultured Bacteroides sp., the following proteins share a genomic window:
- a CDS encoding ATP-binding protein, which translates to MIELINSIRKYNFWDANSVDTGYRRTTYTDKIGQYIGNKLIKVLVGQRRAGKSYILRQIASKLISQGVKSENILYINKEYMELITLRSAIELEELYKAYRQELKPQGKVYLFIDEIQHIEGWERFVNSHSQDFAEPCELFISGSNSNLLSGELATLLSGRYVEFEVFPFSYTEYCGITEQEVGINSYKKYLQSGALPELFNLSGDEMKQNYVSSIKDTVMLRDIVGRYKVKDIKLLDDLFVYLVNSAANIVSVTNIINFFASKKRKTNYETLSTYITYLENSFLVHRAERYNIKGKDTISGNCKFYLNDLSYRNYLYSGYGYGLGYLLENAVYLSLRRAGYQVYVGTIKDAEVDFVAIKGDRKLYLQVTLQLTEEQTVEREYRSLKLIDDNFDKYVVSMDDYKIPTNEGIEHLSAWNLDKVLASS; encoded by the coding sequence GATGCTAACTCTGTTGATACTGGTTACAGACGTACGACCTATACCGACAAAATCGGGCAATACATTGGCAATAAATTAATCAAAGTATTGGTTGGGCAACGCCGTGCCGGCAAAAGCTATATTTTGCGCCAGATAGCATCTAAATTAATCTCTCAAGGGGTTAAGAGCGAGAATATACTCTACATAAACAAAGAGTACATGGAGCTTATAACACTACGGAGTGCTATTGAGTTAGAGGAGCTATACAAAGCATATCGTCAGGAATTAAAGCCACAGGGGAAAGTCTACCTTTTCATCGATGAAATACAGCATATTGAAGGGTGGGAACGATTTGTAAACTCCCATTCACAAGATTTTGCCGAACCTTGTGAACTATTCATTAGTGGTTCAAACTCCAATCTACTATCGGGTGAGTTGGCAACTCTTTTGTCTGGTCGTTATGTAGAGTTTGAGGTCTTTCCATTTAGCTATACAGAGTATTGCGGAATAACAGAGCAGGAAGTGGGTATTAATAGTTATAAAAAATATCTTCAAAGCGGAGCTTTGCCTGAACTCTTTAACTTGTCTGGCGATGAAATGAAACAGAACTATGTATCCTCAATTAAAGATACTGTTATGTTGCGAGACATTGTGGGTAGATACAAAGTTAAAGATATCAAACTATTGGATGACCTATTTGTCTATTTGGTAAATAGTGCTGCAAACATCGTGTCGGTTACAAACATCATAAATTTCTTTGCATCAAAAAAAAGAAAGACCAACTACGAAACATTATCGACATATATAACCTATCTTGAAAACTCTTTTTTAGTCCATCGTGCAGAGAGATATAATATCAAGGGCAAGGATACCATTTCAGGCAACTGTAAATTCTACCTCAATGATTTAAGCTATCGCAATTATCTTTATTCGGGGTATGGCTATGGTCTTGGTTATCTCCTTGAAAACGCCGTCTATTTGAGTTTAAGGCGTGCTGGTTATCAGGTTTATGTAGGAACAATCAAAGATGCAGAGGTTGATTTCGTAGCTATTAAGGGTGATAGAAAACTATACTTACAAGTTACGCTCCAATTAACAGAAGAACAGACCGTCGAAAGAGAATATCGTTCGTTGAAGCTCATTGATGATAATTTTGATAAATATGTGGTGAGTATGGACGATTATAAAATCCCCACAAACGAGGGAATCGAGCATCTATCAGCATGGAATTTAGACAAAGTTCTGGCATCTTCGTAA
- a CDS encoding glycoside hydrolase family 28 protein, with translation MKISEYALLLLVVCMTACVKAPKQLTVPEKIIENIAKTSFPERSMKFVCRGDSNVRRQLQQVIDSCSQSGGGKVVVEKGTYKINGSIVLKPDVNLHLEEGACMLFSGKAADYLPVVLTRWEGTELYGHSPMIYAYHANNIAITGKGVINAQGGLEFAAWSEKEIKDRDRLREMGSKMIPVQQRIFGEGTLLRPSCIQFLGCSRILVDGVTVKNSPFWTIHPVYCDNVIVRGVTIDSHYPNNDGCDPESTTNVLIENCTFKTGDDAVAIKSGRDRDGREIGRSSKNIVIRNCIFNSECNGLCIGSEMSGGVENVYMSGIKIGTVKNAIYFKSNKDRGGYIRNVFVDHITVERVKGAILRFETNYFGFRGGNFPSTYEHFEISDVKANVADNYAVYIDGLKGAEIHDISVSNFHVKRAKNGYYLFNTRNVTFESSSINKITVPKEPEESLKRISLDVY, from the coding sequence ATGAAAATCTCAGAATATGCTTTATTACTGCTTGTTGTGTGCATGACAGCTTGTGTTAAAGCTCCGAAGCAACTTACAGTGCCGGAAAAAATTATTGAAAATATTGCAAAAACATCTTTTCCGGAACGAAGCATGAAATTTGTATGCCGTGGAGACAGTAATGTTCGCAGGCAGCTGCAACAGGTTATAGATTCCTGTTCTCAGAGCGGAGGCGGAAAGGTAGTGGTTGAAAAAGGTACATATAAGATAAATGGTTCGATTGTGCTGAAACCGGATGTGAACCTGCATCTGGAAGAGGGGGCTTGTATGCTGTTCAGCGGAAAGGCAGCCGACTATCTGCCGGTGGTACTGACACGTTGGGAGGGTACGGAACTATATGGTCATTCACCTATGATTTATGCTTATCATGCCAATAACATAGCCATTACAGGAAAAGGTGTTATCAATGCGCAAGGCGGACTGGAGTTTGCTGCATGGAGCGAGAAAGAAATAAAAGACCGCGACCGCCTCAGAGAGATGGGCAGTAAAATGATTCCTGTGCAGCAACGGATATTTGGCGAGGGTACTTTACTGCGTCCGTCCTGCATCCAGTTTCTGGGATGTTCCAGGATTCTGGTTGACGGTGTTACCGTTAAGAACTCTCCTTTCTGGACCATTCACCCGGTGTATTGCGACAATGTAATTGTGAGAGGTGTGACTATTGACAGCCATTATCCAAATAATGATGGTTGCGACCCGGAATCGACCACAAACGTGCTGATTGAAAATTGTACATTCAAAACCGGTGATGATGCCGTGGCCATAAAGTCTGGTCGTGACAGGGACGGAAGAGAAATAGGACGTTCTTCGAAAAACATTGTGATACGCAACTGTATATTCAATTCGGAATGTAACGGCCTTTGTATAGGTAGTGAGATGTCCGGCGGAGTGGAGAATGTATATATGAGCGGGATAAAGATAGGGACGGTGAAGAATGCCATCTATTTTAAGTCGAACAAAGACCGTGGTGGGTATATACGAAATGTGTTTGTGGATCATATCACTGTGGAGAGGGTAAAGGGAGCTATTCTGCGGTTTGAAACGAATTACTTTGGCTTCAGAGGAGGGAACTTTCCTTCGACCTATGAACATTTTGAAATAAGTGATGTGAAGGCAAATGTTGCCGATAACTATGCTGTTTATATTGACGGCTTGAAAGGTGCGGAAATACACGACATTTCGGTGAGCAACTTCCATGTGAAGCGTGCTAAAAATGGGTACTACTTGTTTAACACACGCAATGTTACTTTTGAAAGTTCGTCGATCAATAAAATCACGGTTCCGAAAGAACCTGAAGAGAGTTTGAAGAGAATATCGCTGGATGTTTATTAA
- a CDS encoding glycoside hydrolase 43 family protein: MRKYLLIILCFIVKTDVLFAQDCSNRWGDQGNGTYINPILNADYSDPDVIRVGGKYYMVASDFHFMGMQVLESEDMVNWKLISQVYKRLDFPGFDTNSQYAGGSWAPSIRYHDGYFRIFFCTPKEGLFMTKSKDAAGPWSPLINVVHVEKWEDPCPFWDEDGQAYLGRSKHGAGPIIIHKMSADGTRLLDEGKVVYTGPVAEGTKIHKLNGYYYISIPEGGVEKGWQTVLRSKNIYGPYERKVVLEQGTTAVNGPHQGAMVDTPQGEWFFFHFQHCNPIGRVVHLQPMYWKDNWPVVGVDIDGNGVGEPVKTWKKPNVGKKVAITVPQASDNFSSPVLSLQWQFNHNPVDDAWSLTDKKGMLTLKALKAENFMLARNTITQKSMGYMGMVVTELDYSAMEDGQRCGLACIGKENVLLGIYMLNGEKWIYEESNNQMTPVLKLSSGKKIYLYLQLNAIDNAYQFAYSLDNKHFHLYGNVFSMKFGYWKGVRVGLYCYNTLVDKGKAAFNWFDYRHDGPTCKKQ; this comes from the coding sequence ATGAGAAAATATCTATTAATTATTCTGTGTTTCATAGTTAAGACAGATGTTCTGTTTGCCCAGGATTGCTCCAACCGATGGGGCGATCAGGGCAACGGGACATACATCAATCCGATTCTGAATGCTGACTATTCCGACCCTGATGTGATTAGAGTGGGCGGGAAGTATTACATGGTGGCATCTGATTTCCATTTTATGGGTATGCAGGTACTTGAATCGGAGGATATGGTAAACTGGAAGCTTATTTCTCAGGTGTATAAACGACTTGACTTCCCCGGATTTGATACCAACAGTCAGTATGCCGGTGGGTCGTGGGCTCCTTCAATCAGATATCACGACGGATATTTCCGGATATTTTTCTGTACCCCTAAAGAGGGGCTGTTCATGACAAAGTCCAAAGATGCAGCCGGCCCGTGGAGCCCGCTTATCAATGTGGTGCATGTTGAGAAGTGGGAAGATCCATGTCCTTTCTGGGATGAAGACGGACAGGCATACCTGGGACGCAGTAAACACGGTGCAGGACCTATTATTATTCATAAGATGAGTGCGGATGGTACACGTTTGCTTGATGAGGGCAAGGTGGTTTATACCGGTCCGGTAGCTGAAGGTACAAAGATTCATAAGCTAAACGGATATTATTACATCAGCATCCCTGAAGGGGGTGTGGAGAAGGGATGGCAAACTGTTTTGCGATCGAAGAATATTTATGGCCCGTATGAGAGAAAAGTGGTGCTGGAACAAGGTACAACGGCGGTTAATGGTCCGCATCAGGGAGCCATGGTGGATACGCCTCAGGGCGAATGGTTCTTTTTTCACTTCCAGCATTGTAATCCGATAGGAAGGGTGGTGCATCTGCAACCGATGTACTGGAAAGATAACTGGCCAGTTGTGGGAGTAGACATTGACGGCAACGGAGTAGGTGAACCCGTTAAGACGTGGAAGAAACCAAATGTGGGAAAGAAGGTTGCTATTACGGTTCCACAGGCGAGTGATAATTTTTCATCACCGGTATTATCTCTTCAATGGCAATTTAACCACAACCCCGTTGACGATGCATGGTCGCTTACCGATAAGAAAGGCATGCTTACGCTGAAGGCCTTGAAAGCCGAGAATTTTATGCTTGCCAGAAATACGATTACTCAGAAGAGTATGGGGTATATGGGGATGGTGGTAACCGAACTTGATTATAGTGCAATGGAAGACGGACAGCGTTGCGGACTTGCTTGTATAGGAAAAGAAAATGTGTTATTGGGCATTTACATGCTGAACGGAGAAAAGTGGATTTACGAGGAAAGTAACAATCAAATGACCCCGGTTTTAAAATTATCTTCCGGCAAAAAGATTTACTTGTACCTACAACTGAATGCCATAGATAATGCTTATCAGTTTGCCTATAGTCTGGATAATAAGCATTTCCATTTATACGGGAACGTTTTTAGTATGAAATTCGGATACTGGAAAGGAGTACGTGTGGGATTGTATTGTTATAACACCTTGGTCGATAAAGGAAAAGCTGCGTTTAATTGGTTTGATTACCGTCACGATGGTCCTACATGTAAAAAACAATAA
- a CDS encoding RagB/SusD family nutrient uptake outer membrane protein → MKKKYFIVGLLALSTLTGCSDFLDQDNRSNVASAQFYATTTGFANLTNSAYSSLRSLYNTSPLLFVAGTDLYADGKSQGVVLSQYTFTADEWNIRNFYVNCYKGTQLANSVIAYGATTADSGVRLQYIDEARFLRAWYYFQLVQQYGPVALNTKMFDYAEMSHARASLSDMYKFIIDEFTYLISSDSHLLDRSKSGVGRANKRAAAFYLAKAYLTRGWLDGTGYEAQEEKVAQSTDFENAAKYALQAINSETPSLSIESAFNIANEENNEIFWSVQFSAASVSNPSSNGSYQQSQFGSYLGGSEKPRNKSIDGNFAPSLRLQQMYTRGDARLEQTFMLEFHQAYFDYYSAPTTSPIIYYYAPAWATDADIAAWKADDPYGIKKNTLVSKTIADGGIAPSNGKPATYKDRRSQDYGNACIKKFDDYTDASISNRSTACSMHDVVVARLGEAYLIAAEAYLQMGDTEKAAQMINKLRQRPGTIRAGYTTQMTVDKSQVNIDFILDERARELAGEYVRWTDLKRTHKLVEYATKYNEDGIQEANMKGPDGKYKILRPIPQAAIDLNQANVQQNPGY, encoded by the coding sequence ATGAAAAAGAAATATTTTATAGTAGGCTTACTTGCCTTGTCAACTCTTACCGGTTGCTCTGATTTTCTTGATCAGGATAACAGATCAAATGTTGCATCAGCTCAGTTCTATGCTACTACAACCGGTTTTGCTAACTTAACCAACAGTGCATACTCTTCTTTGCGCAGTTTATACAACACATCACCGCTATTGTTTGTGGCCGGTACTGATTTATATGCGGATGGAAAATCACAGGGAGTGGTTTTGAGTCAGTACACCTTTACTGCCGATGAATGGAATATAAGAAACTTCTATGTAAACTGTTATAAGGGAACTCAACTGGCCAACAGCGTCATCGCTTATGGCGCAACAACGGCCGATTCGGGTGTACGCTTACAATACATTGATGAAGCGCGGTTTTTACGTGCATGGTACTATTTTCAGCTTGTTCAGCAGTATGGACCGGTGGCTTTGAATACTAAGATGTTTGATTATGCCGAAATGAGTCATGCTCGTGCAAGCCTTTCTGATATGTATAAATTCATTATTGATGAATTTACTTATCTTATATCCTCAGATTCTCATTTGCTGGATCGTTCAAAATCGGGTGTGGGACGTGCCAACAAACGTGCTGCTGCTTTTTATCTGGCAAAAGCTTACCTTACCCGCGGATGGCTGGATGGTACTGGCTATGAAGCACAAGAAGAGAAAGTGGCTCAGAGTACAGATTTTGAAAATGCAGCCAAATATGCTTTGCAGGCTATAAACAGTGAAACTCCGTCTCTTTCCATTGAAAGTGCATTCAATATAGCGAATGAAGAGAATAACGAGATTTTCTGGAGTGTGCAGTTTAGCGCTGCATCTGTTTCAAATCCTTCATCAAACGGTTCTTACCAGCAGTCTCAGTTCGGCTCTTATTTGGGAGGATCTGAAAAGCCAAGAAATAAATCTATTGATGGAAATTTTGCACCATCTTTGCGGCTACAGCAAATGTATACTCGTGGTGATGCTCGCCTGGAACAGACTTTCATGCTTGAGTTCCATCAGGCTTATTTTGATTACTATTCAGCTCCTACTACTTCGCCTATCATTTATTACTATGCTCCGGCATGGGCTACGGATGCTGATATTGCAGCATGGAAGGCTGATGATCCGTATGGCATCAAGAAGAATACCCTGGTTAGTAAAACAATAGCCGATGGTGGCATTGCTCCTTCGAACGGGAAACCTGCTACGTACAAAGACCGTCGTTCACAGGATTATGGTAATGCTTGTATCAAGAAGTTTGACGACTACACCGATGCTTCTATTTCCAATCGTAGTACGGCATGTAGCATGCACGATGTGGTGGTGGCTCGTTTAGGTGAAGCTTATCTGATTGCAGCAGAGGCTTATCTGCAAATGGGGGATACCGAGAAAGCGGCTCAGATGATTAACAAACTTCGTCAGCGCCCGGGAACCATCCGTGCAGGATATACCACCCAGATGACTGTGGATAAATCACAGGTAAACATTGACTTTATTCTGGATGAACGTGCACGTGAATTAGCCGGTGAATATGTACGCTGGACCGACCTTAAACGTACACATAAGCTGGTTGAATATGCTACCAAATATAATGAGGATGGTATTCAGGAAGCTAATATGAAAGGACCTGACGGTAAGTACAAGATTCTGCGTCCGATACCTCAGGCTGCTATCGATTTGAATCAGGCAAATGTACAACAAAACCCGGGATATTAA
- a CDS encoding TonB-dependent receptor gives MKRKNVLRKDSFLLESCSLRKAWFAYGLSFGLAALPLPGRAEVTAQIQGVSIEQSVNQSRKISGHIADQNGEALIGVSVAQKGTSNGVVTDFDGNFTLNVPVNAVLTVSYVGYKTQEIKVGNQLKLSIKLEADNKLLDEVVVVGYGVVKKADLTGSVGSVKSENISAKGATSLMESLQGQVAGVNIAQSSSRAGDGFSIQIRGKSSLNGGEPLYVIDGVVCDNMNFLNPMDIEKVDILKDASSTAIYGSRATNGVVMISTKRGDANTTKTTVSYDGYYGVKTKANMPDFMNGDQFMNFRFSRYLTSTLDNATGLTKWDMSASNLANFWGGDSQVVKDMYLNKNYTNWFDLVTRDGSQQNHFLNISGNAKDITYHVGLGYQNEDGILYDAYERWNLKGALEHKISDKVLAGFSTNLATSMKNNGSQNSVLSGFRMTPNMPCYYWEGDNAGQLIYQPGKDAVVYPNGGGPTSNINPVIDRDNSKDDTRSYDMMANLYLQYSPVKDIIFKTTFSPMYSKNTRGTFYGTLTQLRQGKTNMAEKYNNDVFSYTWDTQANYMKTIGDHSINALTLFSVYQQKAEGDYINVVDMPFDVDWYNLGSGTVQDKWSYYNKISMLSYVGRINYAYKGRYMVTVSSRWDGSSKFQKNNRWGMFPSAALAWRMSDEKFMESAGKWLSNLKLRASFGITGNNAGVGPYDTQALANVKNYYNFGSNVANGYGYTMTNTNLTWEKTTEFNFGFDFGLLKNRINGSVDIYNKDSKDLLMKMDTPYELGSNTGSIVNNVGKVNNKGIEVQLNTLNIQTKDWRWETNFSFARNINKIEELNDAKEDLVGNSWFIGHPIDVVYGYKYTGICTREEAQAYAKDVNMKTKFFEGEMKIYDKDGNGTINADDKMIIGHCAPTWTGSIASNLSYKNLDFSISIYASQGGKVYSSFMNEFLDYGQRGMMRLNMDFYIPEGAPILGEDGKIAYQDKTHYGKYPFPTNGTNGKGGGAYWSGGSQNFVDNSFVKVKNITVGYTFPKKWMSKIHVSNLRIYANILNPFVFTNYEGFDPEWASANIGDGTNGVSSRTYQFGVNLKF, from the coding sequence CCCTGAGAAAAGCATGGTTTGCTTATGGCCTTTCTTTTGGGTTAGCTGCTTTGCCACTCCCGGGAAGAGCAGAAGTTACAGCACAAATACAAGGTGTCTCTATTGAGCAATCAGTTAATCAGAGTAGGAAAATCAGCGGACATATTGCCGACCAGAATGGTGAAGCATTAATAGGTGTGTCTGTTGCGCAGAAAGGTACCTCGAACGGTGTTGTAACCGATTTTGATGGTAACTTTACATTGAATGTGCCTGTTAATGCTGTGCTGACAGTTTCGTATGTGGGCTATAAAACACAGGAAATAAAGGTTGGTAACCAGCTGAAATTATCGATTAAACTGGAAGCGGACAACAAACTGCTTGATGAAGTGGTTGTGGTGGGTTACGGTGTTGTGAAGAAAGCCGACCTGACAGGATCTGTGGGAAGTGTAAAGTCGGAAAACATTTCGGCAAAGGGGGCCACTTCGTTAATGGAAAGTTTACAGGGACAGGTAGCCGGTGTGAACATTGCTCAGAGTTCGAGCCGTGCAGGTGACGGGTTCAGTATTCAGATCCGCGGTAAGAGTTCACTGAATGGCGGTGAACCGCTGTATGTGATTGACGGGGTGGTTTGTGATAACATGAATTTCCTGAACCCAATGGATATTGAAAAGGTAGACATTCTGAAGGATGCCTCTTCCACAGCTATCTATGGTTCGCGCGCTACGAATGGTGTGGTAATGATCTCTACAAAAAGAGGAGATGCCAATACTACAAAAACTACAGTGAGCTATGACGGATATTATGGCGTGAAGACAAAAGCCAATATGCCCGATTTTATGAATGGGGATCAGTTTATGAATTTTCGTTTCTCTCGCTATCTGACATCAACACTGGATAATGCTACCGGGCTTACAAAGTGGGATATGTCTGCTTCAAACCTTGCCAATTTCTGGGGAGGAGACAGCCAGGTAGTTAAGGATATGTATCTGAATAAAAACTATACCAACTGGTTTGATCTTGTTACCCGTGATGGTTCACAACAAAACCATTTCCTTAATATATCAGGAAACGCAAAAGACATTACTTACCATGTGGGACTGGGTTATCAGAACGAAGATGGTATATTATATGATGCCTACGAACGCTGGAACCTGAAAGGTGCACTCGAACATAAAATATCTGATAAGGTATTGGCTGGTTTTTCTACCAACCTGGCTACTTCCATGAAGAACAACGGTAGTCAGAACTCCGTACTGTCCGGATTCCGCATGACTCCCAACATGCCTTGTTATTACTGGGAAGGCGATAATGCCGGCCAGCTTATTTATCAGCCGGGTAAAGATGCTGTAGTGTATCCGAATGGCGGTGGTCCTACTTCTAACATCAACCCCGTGATTGACCGTGATAATTCAAAAGACGATACACGCTCTTATGACATGATGGCAAATCTGTATTTGCAGTATAGTCCGGTGAAAGACATTATCTTTAAAACAACCTTCTCACCTATGTATTCAAAGAATACCCGTGGTACTTTCTACGGAACCTTGACTCAGCTTCGCCAGGGAAAGACTAATATGGCCGAGAAGTATAACAATGATGTGTTTTCATATACATGGGATACACAAGCCAACTATATGAAGACTATTGGCGACCACAGCATCAATGCATTGACTTTGTTCAGCGTTTACCAGCAGAAAGCTGAAGGCGATTATATAAATGTGGTGGATATGCCTTTTGATGTTGATTGGTACAATCTGGGCTCGGGTACTGTACAGGATAAGTGGAGCTATTATAATAAAATTTCGATGCTTTCGTATGTAGGACGTATCAATTATGCCTATAAAGGAAGGTATATGGTGACTGTATCTTCACGTTGGGATGGCAGCTCCAAGTTCCAGAAAAATAACCGTTGGGGAATGTTTCCATCTGCGGCTTTGGCATGGCGTATGTCTGATGAGAAATTTATGGAGAGCGCCGGCAAATGGCTGAGTAACCTGAAACTTCGTGCCAGCTTTGGTATAACCGGAAATAATGCCGGGGTGGGACCGTATGACACACAGGCTTTGGCAAACGTGAAAAACTACTATAACTTTGGTTCGAATGTAGCCAATGGATATGGTTACACAATGACCAATACAAACCTTACCTGGGAAAAAACAACAGAGTTTAACTTCGGTTTTGATTTTGGATTGCTTAAAAACAGAATTAATGGTTCTGTGGATATATACAATAAAGATTCCAAGGATCTGTTAATGAAAATGGATACCCCTTACGAATTGGGATCAAACACCGGTTCGATAGTAAACAATGTAGGGAAGGTTAATAACAAAGGTATAGAGGTGCAGCTGAACACGCTGAATATACAGACTAAGGACTGGAGATGGGAGACTAATTTCTCATTTGCACGAAACATTAACAAGATTGAAGAACTGAATGATGCAAAAGAAGACCTTGTGGGTAACAGCTGGTTTATAGGCCATCCGATTGATGTTGTTTACGGATACAAATACACCGGAATATGTACCCGTGAAGAGGCACAGGCTTATGCTAAAGATGTCAACATGAAGACGAAATTCTTTGAAGGAGAAATGAAAATTTACGATAAAGATGGTAATGGTACGATAAATGCGGATGATAAGATGATTATAGGGCACTGTGCTCCAACATGGACTGGTAGCATTGCTTCAAACCTTTCTTATAAGAATCTGGATTTTTCCATTAGTATCTACGCTAGTCAGGGTGGTAAGGTATACTCTTCGTTCATGAATGAGTTCCTTGATTACGGACAACGTGGTATGATGCGTTTGAATATGGACTTCTATATTCCTGAGGGTGCTCCGATATTGGGAGAAGACGGCAAGATTGCTTATCAGGACAAAACACACTATGGAAAATATCCTTTCCCAACGAATGGAACGAATGGTAAAGGAGGCGGTGCGTATTGGTCGGGCGGTTCACAAAACTTTGTTGATAACTCTTTTGTAAAGGTTAAGAATATAACAGTGGGATATACGTTCCCTAAAAAGTGGATGTCAAAGATACATGTGTCTAATTTGAGAATTTACGCAAATATATTGAATCCGTTTGTATTTACTAATTATGAAGGATTTGATCCCGAATGGGCTAGTGCAAATATTGGTGATGGTACTAATGGTGTGAGCTCAAGAACTTATCAGTTTGGTGTAAATCTAAAATTCTAA